In Drosophila nasuta strain 15112-1781.00 chromosome 2R, ASM2355853v1, whole genome shotgun sequence, a single genomic region encodes these proteins:
- the LOC132784521 gene encoding protein CREBRF homolog — MTENQVYPMSSEFFDSGSNSSSNPLKYELYSLGTPTLTINTGGNYNNISTSSAISSSNSSSSNNTTTSYTSNVMLSTTAISIPRSNNPNQSHHHLHHHHPYHQLSETPTLTPTTPRQQHLLHILPSMAQQHQQQQQQLQQQQHQQQQQQQQQQQQHETQQALQLGELSDFGLDALDASSLSPTLLQDVSLSAASPLSSTLYSSSSGNAASSGYFTPDLSASLNLNTVHEQSLLQEVVSNSGLLYEMTPNSNAMWSDISNAIVHTKNEPFNLDDDYIFPNDKAEIQANDLSDLNGGDFLDVIGTIEDLLPQQNVNFLLSPQSHTSDHLVGPPLELELLQQQQQQQLQTLLNQSQQIQQQHQQQQEQQQPGDTFELFHSTPHKPATQQLSSSFSPGSQASQSPLTPPPPPHANRSQYQLVKSRNMQELLKKGIVMSSPPDRHSMLSQSAALSPGGASSGFGSVNSTTTTCNGSASAQGQVVITAGAAGSVRKSSGYQGAVENSQLSRLSSSAPTHLDREHIWMRREPRQHLLSTGSLAEAESFSSLSTGSVLSPDGIDFSQDDDDDASSDNSDNYDDFSSDNGSGDEDETRTSTPNQLSSSKGKERFFWQYNVQAKGPKGKRLVFQSKLEDPHVLNEVTDPVFSPTCSVRGIKVYKHSGKARKGDGNDLTPNARKLHNIGKELDKLSRTINDMTPVSELPFNVRPKSRKEKNKLASRACRLKKKAQHEANKIKLYGLEIEHKRLMNGIAELKQALALKHRTKSQGESTEEVDLQIQRIYSTASSGIRIAGGSTDFVNKVLENMRGGLPNGGLEELRKSS, encoded by the exons ATGACTGAGAATCAGGTGTATCCCATGTCATCGGAATTCTTTGACAGCGgctccaacagcagcagcaatccaTTGAAATACGAGCTCTACTCACTGGGCACCCCAACGTTGACGATCAACACAGGCGGCAACTACAATAACATTTCAACATCGAGTGCCAtctccagcagcaacagcagcagcagcaacaacacgacAACCAGCTACACATCAAATGTGATGCTAAGCACAACAGCAATTAGCATACCGCGCAGCAATAATCCCAATCAGAGCCATCaccatcttcatcatcatcatccgtATCATCAGCTGAGCGAGACGCCAACGTTGACACCGACAACGCCACGCCAACAGCATCTACTACACATTCTGCCCAGCATGgcgcaacaacatcaacagcagcaacaacagttgcaacagcagcagcatcaacaacaacaacagcagcagcagcagcagcaacaacatgagACACAACAAGCCCTGCAGCTGGGTGAACTATCCGACTTTGGACTGGATGCGCTGGACGCTTCTTCATTGTCGCCCACTCTGCTGCAGGATGTGAGTCTGAGCGCAGCCTCGCCGCTCAGCTCGACGTtgtacagcagcagcagtggcaatgCTGCCAGCAGCGGCTATTTTACGCCCGATTTGAGCGCCAGTCTTAATCTGAATACGGTTCATGAGCAATCGCTGCTGCAGGAAGTAGTCAGCAACAGTGGATTGCTGTACGAGATGACCCCCAATTCGAATGCCATGTGGAGCGATATTAGCAATGCCATTGTTCATACCAAAAATGAGCCATTTAATCTAGACGACGATTACATTTTTCCCAACGATAAAGCCGAAATACAGGCGAACGATTTGAGTGATTTGAATGGCGGCGATTTCTTGGATGTCATTGGCACCATTGAAGACTTGCTGCCGCAGCAGAATGTGAACTTTTTACTCTCGCCGCAATCTCACACATCGGACCACTTGGTGGGGCCGCCACTCGAGTTGGagttgctgcaacaacagcagcagcaacagttgcagacACTACTGAACCAAAGCCAACAGattcaacagcagcaccagcaacaacaagagcagcagcagccaggcGACACTTTCGAACTGTTCCACAGCACACCGCATAAGCCGGCGACGCAGCAGCTGAGCTCGAGCTTCTCGCCGGGCAGCCAGGCATCGCAATCGCCGCTgacaccgccgccgccaccgcatGCCAATCGGTCGCAGTATCAGCTGGTGAAGTCACGCAACATGCAGGAGCTGCTGAAGAAGGGCATTGTCATGTCCTCACCTCCGGATCGTCACTCCATGCTCAGTCAGTCCGCTGCACTCAGTCCGGGTGGCGCCAGCAGCGGCTTCGGCAGTGTGAATAGCACCACAACCACTTGCAATGGCAGTGCATCGGCTCAGGGCCAAGTGGTGATCACGGCTGGGGCGGCGGGCAGTGTGCGCAAATCGAGTGGCTATCAGGGCGCAGTGGAGAACTCACAGTTGTCGCGCTTGTCATCGTCGGCGCCCACGCATCTAGATCGCGAGCACATCTGGATGCGACGTGAGCCCCGACAGCATTTACTATCCACCGGCTCGCTGGCCGAAGCCGAGAGCTTCTCATCCCTGAGCACGGGCAGCGTGTTGTCCCCGGATGGCATTGATTTCTCgcaagacgacgacgatgatgccTCCAGCGATAACAGCGACAACTACGATGACTTTAGCAGTGACAACG GTTCTGGCGATGAGGATGAGACACGCACTTCAACCCCAAATCAGCTGAGTAGCAGCAAGGGCAAGGAGCGCTTCTTCTGGCAATACAACGTACAGGCCAAGGGGCCCAAGGGCAAGCGTCTGGTCTTCCAATCCAAGCTCGAGGATCCACATGTGCTCAACGAGGTCACCGATCCGGTGTTCAGTCCCACCTGCTCCGTGCGCGGCATTAAAGTGTACAAG CACAGCGGCAAAGCGCGTAAGGGAGATGGCAACGATTTGACTCCGAATGCACGCAAGCTGCACAACATTGGCAAGGAGTTGGACAAGCTGAGTCGCACCATCAACGACATGACGCCCGTTTCGGAGCTGCCCTTTAATGTGCGGCCCAAGTCGCGCAAGGAGAAGAATAAGCTCGCCTCGCGAGCCTGTCGACTCAAGAAGAAGGCCCAACACGAGGCCAATAAGATCAAGCTCTATGGCTTGGAGATTGAGCACA AGCGTCTGATGAATGGCATTGCCGAGTTGAAACAGGCGCTGGCACTCAAGCATCGCACAAAGAGTCAGGGCGAGTCCACCGAGGAGGTGGATCTGCAAATTCAACGCATTTATAGCACAGCATCAT cTGGCATACGCATTGCGGGCGGCTCTACTGATTTTGTGAACAAGGTCTTGGAGAACATGCGTGGCGGTTTGCCCAACGGAGGCCTGGAGGAGCTGCGTAAATCATCGTAG